Proteins from one Pyrobaculum neutrophilum V24Sta genomic window:
- the aspS gene encoding aspartate--tRNA(Asn) ligase, with product MYPRKTHWTSEITPELHGKEVVLGGWVWELRDLGKVKFIVLRDREGFVQLTLKAGKTPEQVLKLFSELNREDVIVVRGVVEASKIAKRGVEVFPTDLWVLNKAKPLPLDIWSDTPDLATRLRWRSVDLKRPRNLAVFTLSSEVLKEIRQVLYGERFVEVFTPKIIVTSTEGGAELFPVLYFERVAYLSQSPQLYKEQLTASLERVFEIGPAYRAEKHNTDYHLNEFISVDAEAAFMSYQDVMDVLEKITRRVFTAVSKHEAKLKEVGITPIASEISEVPRVDYDEAVDRLSGMGYAVRWGDDLNVEMQRALMKHYGPAYFIVNYPASLRPFYTKRREGDKSESYDLIINGIEVASGATRIHRRDELEEEMRKRGLDPKLFESHLAVFDYGMPPHAGFGLGFNRLITAVLNLDNVRHAVLYPRDRYRVEP from the coding sequence GTGTATCCCCGTAAAACCCACTGGACAAGCGAGATTACGCCGGAGCTCCATGGTAAGGAGGTCGTGTTGGGGGGGTGGGTCTGGGAGTTGAGGGATCTGGGGAAGGTGAAGTTCATAGTGCTGAGAGACAGGGAGGGGTTCGTACAGCTGACTCTAAAGGCTGGGAAAACGCCGGAGCAGGTCCTCAAGCTCTTTTCGGAGCTAAACAGAGAGGATGTGATCGTCGTGAGGGGGGTTGTCGAGGCTAGTAAGATAGCTAAAAGGGGCGTGGAGGTTTTCCCAACCGACCTATGGGTTTTAAATAAGGCGAAGCCGCTCCCCTTAGACATCTGGTCCGACACGCCTGACCTAGCCACTAGGCTGAGGTGGCGCTCTGTGGATCTAAAAAGGCCGCGGAACCTCGCCGTGTTTACCCTGTCGTCTGAGGTGCTGAAGGAGATACGCCAGGTTTTATACGGCGAGAGATTCGTCGAGGTCTTCACGCCGAAGATCATAGTAACTAGCACGGAGGGCGGCGCCGAGCTCTTCCCAGTGCTGTACTTCGAGAGAGTGGCGTACCTCTCGCAGAGCCCCCAGCTCTATAAGGAGCAGCTAACGGCGTCTCTGGAGAGGGTGTTTGAGATAGGCCCCGCGTATAGGGCCGAGAAGCACAACACGGACTACCACTTGAACGAGTTCATCTCCGTGGACGCGGAAGCCGCCTTCATGAGCTACCAGGACGTGATGGACGTCCTTGAAAAGATAACACGCCGCGTGTTCACGGCCGTCTCAAAACACGAGGCGAAGCTTAAGGAGGTCGGTATAACCCCAATTGCCTCAGAGATATCGGAGGTGCCTAGGGTCGACTACGACGAGGCCGTGGATAGACTCAGCGGGATGGGATACGCAGTAAGGTGGGGAGACGACTTAAACGTGGAGATGCAGAGGGCGTTGATGAAGCACTACGGCCCCGCCTACTTCATAGTGAACTATCCAGCGTCGCTGAGGCCCTTCTACACAAAGCGGAGGGAGGGAGATAAGAGCGAGTCTTACGACCTTATCATAAACGGCATAGAGGTGGCCTCTGGCGCCACGAGGATCCACAGACGCGACGAGTTGGAGGAGGAGATGCGCAAAAGGGGGCTTGACCCCAAGCTCTTCGAAAGTCACCTGGCCGTTTTCGACTACGGCATGCCGCCACACGCCGGCTTCGGCCTCGGCTTCAATAGGCTGATAACCGCCGTCTTGAACCTAGACAACGTGAGACATGCGGTTCTATACCCACGCGACCGCTACAGGGTGGAGCCCTAG
- a CDS encoding RIO1 family regulatory kinase/ATPase — protein sequence MIKQVVEAYGKLSKRDLRLLRILEVGQHRHEFVPQELVERWARGKREEVLDSLRRLHYLGLIRRNLSPYLGWKITASGYDVLAIHTLRMRRKLLRLSPTPIGVGKESEVYSGETPGGLKVAVKFYRGGVSSFRYEKAFESKVKRFKHLRWVYETRLSALAEFFALGKIFEAGGMVPEPLARTRHVVVMTYIDGVELFRLEGGDYKKIAEDVVETLRTALKLGIVHGDLSPYNILVGGRSYVIDWPQWLPSGHPTALDYLMRDLGNVASYFGEKGVEIPVEELLELARTSGTAGELFTAEINKYIYY from the coding sequence GTGATTAAGCAGGTTGTTGAAGCCTATGGAAAGCTCTCCAAGCGAGACCTCAGGTTGCTGAGGATACTCGAGGTAGGTCAACATAGGCACGAGTTTGTGCCACAGGAGCTGGTGGAGAGGTGGGCTAGAGGCAAGCGGGAGGAGGTCTTAGACAGCCTTAGGCGGCTCCACTACCTGGGGCTCATAAGGCGCAACCTATCGCCGTATCTAGGCTGGAAAATAACCGCGTCGGGCTACGACGTGCTTGCGATACACACGCTCCGGATGAGGCGAAAGCTGTTGAGGCTCTCGCCGACGCCCATAGGCGTAGGGAAGGAGTCTGAGGTCTACTCGGGCGAGACGCCCGGCGGGCTCAAGGTGGCGGTGAAGTTCTACAGAGGCGGAGTCTCCTCGTTTAGATACGAGAAAGCCTTCGAGTCGAAGGTCAAGAGGTTTAAACACCTCAGGTGGGTCTACGAGACGAGGCTGTCTGCGCTGGCCGAGTTCTTCGCGTTGGGGAAGATCTTCGAGGCAGGCGGCATGGTGCCGGAGCCGCTGGCTCGCACGAGGCACGTGGTTGTGATGACGTACATAGACGGCGTGGAGCTGTTCCGACTAGAGGGGGGAGACTACAAAAAGATCGCAGAGGATGTGGTTGAGACGCTACGGACGGCGCTAAAACTCGGGATAGTACACGGGGACCTATCCCCCTACAACATACTGGTGGGCGGTAGAAGCTACGTGATCGACTGGCCGCAGTGGTTGCCAAGCGGCCACCCAACCGCCCTTGACTACCTAATGCGCGACCTGGGAAACGTAGCGAGCTACTTCGGTGAAAAAGGCGTGGAGATCCCCGTAGAGGAGCTTCTGGAGTTAGCTCGCACAAGCGGAACCGCCGGCGAGCTGTTTACGGCAGAGATAAATAAATACATCTACTACTGA
- a CDS encoding endonuclease V, with translation MPLNTEVARKIQELLAKRVTAAPLPSYNTVCGLDVAYSGDVAYGAAVVVDVRSLAVTEAACAATKNLVPYVPTFLAFRELTPMLRAYVKLRYQPDVVLVDGHGVAHPRRFGIASHIGVVLKRPTVGVAKSRLYGVERGDAVYDPETGEVIARVLRCGGKRYVSVGSHVTLEDAAALVQRLCIGGDVYPLRLAHDLTQRLKRVRPSSFDQWGEGRIEDDVCTVKRLGAGGGI, from the coding sequence ATGCCGCTAAATACCGAGGTTGCGAGAAAGATCCAAGAGCTTCTGGCCAAGAGGGTCACGGCGGCGCCTCTGCCCTCCTACAACACCGTATGCGGTCTCGACGTTGCGTACAGCGGCGATGTGGCATATGGAGCGGCCGTGGTGGTAGATGTGCGGTCTTTAGCAGTAACCGAGGCAGCTTGTGCAGCCACGAAAAACTTGGTGCCCTATGTGCCAACCTTCCTCGCCTTTAGGGAGCTAACTCCTATGCTACGCGCCTATGTAAAGCTCAGGTATCAACCAGACGTTGTGCTCGTGGACGGCCATGGCGTGGCCCACCCCCGAAGATTCGGCATAGCCTCACACATAGGGGTAGTTCTCAAGAGGCCGACAGTCGGCGTTGCCAAGTCCAGGCTCTACGGGGTAGAGAGGGGGGACGCCGTATATGACCCAGAAACAGGCGAGGTCATCGCTAGGGTGCTACGGTGTGGTGGTAAGAGATACGTGTCGGTGGGGTCCCACGTGACGCTTGAGGACGCGGCTGCCCTCGTCCAGAGATTATGTATCGGCGGAGACGTCTACCCGCTGAGGCTTGCCCACGATCTCACACAGAGGCTTAAGAGAGTCCGCCCGTCTTCTTTCGACCAATGGGGTGAGGGTAGGATTGAGGACGACGTGTGTACAGTTAAGCGGCTTGGCGCCGGGGGTGGGATTTGA
- a CDS encoding DUF357 domain-containing protein, producing MDRVALYIRNLEETLNSLVLKDGAYKHIVELARAYLRDSKYYYSVGDRETALATVSYAEGLLDALKHMGVAEFVWRQPSEIKNAKTVMVAGTFEILHPGHLAYLREAWRRGYVTAVVSADENAERVKGRRIVIPQRQRAEVLSSLYFVHKVVHGRPGDIFDIFYEVKPDVVLLGPNQSVSEDVVKAQAKRRGVEVEVYRLPRLESCELCSTTKIIERILSTFSGCR from the coding sequence GTGGACAGGGTAGCTCTATATATCAGAAACCTCGAAGAGACCTTGAATAGCCTTGTATTAAAAGACGGCGCCTACAAGCATATAGTCGAGCTGGCGCGGGCCTATCTGAGGGATTCGAAGTACTATTACTCTGTCGGCGACCGCGAAACGGCGTTGGCCACCGTCTCCTACGCCGAAGGGCTACTAGATGCGTTGAAACACATGGGAGTAGCCGAGTTCGTCTGGAGGCAACCCAGCGAGATAAAAAACGCGAAGACCGTGATGGTGGCGGGCACCTTCGAGATCTTGCACCCTGGCCACCTGGCGTATCTTAGAGAAGCGTGGAGACGCGGCTACGTCACAGCTGTCGTGTCGGCGGATGAAAACGCCGAAAGGGTGAAGGGGCGGCGCATCGTTATCCCCCAGAGGCAGAGGGCCGAGGTCTTGTCTTCCCTGTATTTCGTCCACAAGGTTGTCCACGGTAGACCCGGCGATATTTTCGACATCTTTTACGAGGTTAAGCCAGACGTCGTGCTCCTAGGCCCTAACCAGTCCGTAAGCGAGGATGTGGTGAAGGCTCAGGCAAAGAGGAGGGGGGTCGAGGTCGAGGTGTACAGACTGCCGCGGTTGGAGAGCTGCGAGCTATGTAGCACCACCAAGATAATTGAGAGGATCCTCTCCACCTTCTCTGGATGCCGCTAA
- a CDS encoding elongation factor 1-beta — protein MSAEVALVYRVLPESVEVDIEKLKTSVINKLSPKYKVDRVEVEEIGFGIKALRFFIRMPESDEYSSDEVEELLRSVEGVGGYELEYFSRLSF, from the coding sequence ATGTCGGCGGAGGTAGCCCTGGTATACAGGGTGTTGCCCGAAAGCGTCGAGGTGGATATAGAGAAGCTGAAGACCTCGGTCATAAACAAGCTCTCCCCCAAATACAAGGTGGACAGGGTCGAGGTTGAGGAGATCGGGTTCGGCATCAAGGCGCTGAGGTTCTTCATCAGGATGCCGGAGTCTGATGAGTACAGTTCCGACGAGGTCGAGGAGCTTCTTCGCTCTGTGGAGGGGGTCGGGGGCTACGAGCTCGAGTACTTCTCTAGGCTTAGCTTCTAG
- a CDS encoding radical SAM protein codes for MRVVIVDGYTDEPAGLGVPPYLDVYPRYVAGAADYAGADEIRYFTIDQLRDSWANSLKELASYDVVVLIAGITTPGKYLGGTPIGLEEILDIGRVEGPVKILGGPVAKFGYGIEGGSVAVPPSKFRRYYDVVATGDVDLVVYRLLKEGVERVWPSETHEGFGLVDEFARRGAKIAAQHPNYGRNLIVELETYRSCPRFVSGGCSFCTTVAYGPVATRSAEGIVREVEALYKAGVVHFRLGRQADFYTYMAHDIGREDFPRPNPSAIERLLAGVRNAAPGLKTLHVDNVNPGTVARWKAESIEVTKLLAKYGTPGNVAAMGVETADPRVVKINNLKVSPEEALEAVELFTKYGSQRGYNGMPYILAGINFVAGLPGETAETYQRNIEFLSEILRRGLLVRRVNIRQVLIFPTSRLWPSAKKLARRLREQKRRFLLFKRWAREVFDREMLRRIVPRGTVLREVYTETHYHGGTYARQVGSYPLLTYLPTRLQLGRYIDVVVVDHGSRSVLALPYPVNVNTAEKRVLRYLPGITSDKLRRLVTGRPFRDLEDVKTRVGDGEFLNYVSL; via the coding sequence GTGCGAGTCGTAATAGTAGATGGCTACACCGACGAGCCGGCTGGCCTGGGGGTTCCCCCATACCTAGACGTATACCCCAGATATGTGGCAGGCGCCGCCGACTACGCAGGTGCCGACGAAATTCGGTACTTCACGATTGACCAACTAAGGGACAGCTGGGCTAACTCGCTTAAGGAGCTCGCAAGCTACGACGTCGTGGTCCTAATAGCCGGGATAACGACGCCGGGGAAATACCTAGGCGGAACCCCCATCGGCCTGGAGGAGATTCTCGACATCGGACGCGTCGAGGGGCCCGTCAAAATACTGGGAGGCCCCGTGGCTAAATTCGGCTACGGGATTGAGGGCGGCTCTGTCGCCGTTCCCCCCTCTAAATTCCGTAGATACTACGACGTTGTGGCCACCGGCGACGTCGACTTAGTGGTCTACAGATTGCTGAAGGAAGGCGTAGAGAGGGTCTGGCCTTCCGAGACCCACGAGGGGTTCGGCCTAGTGGACGAGTTCGCGCGGCGCGGCGCGAAGATAGCGGCCCAGCATCCGAACTACGGCCGGAACTTGATCGTGGAGCTTGAGACGTACCGCTCCTGCCCTAGGTTTGTGTCGGGCGGTTGCTCCTTCTGCACCACCGTGGCGTACGGCCCCGTCGCTACTAGAAGCGCTGAGGGGATCGTGAGAGAGGTCGAGGCGCTGTATAAAGCCGGCGTTGTCCACTTCAGACTAGGTAGACAGGCGGACTTCTACACCTATATGGCCCACGACATCGGCCGGGAGGACTTCCCGAGACCGAACCCGTCTGCCATAGAGAGGCTCTTAGCCGGCGTGAGAAACGCAGCGCCTGGGCTCAAGACTTTACACGTAGACAACGTCAACCCGGGCACCGTAGCTAGATGGAAGGCTGAGTCTATAGAGGTGACGAAGCTCCTGGCGAAATACGGCACTCCCGGCAACGTCGCAGCGATGGGCGTTGAGACGGCCGACCCCAGGGTGGTTAAGATAAACAACCTGAAGGTATCGCCGGAGGAGGCCTTGGAGGCGGTGGAGCTGTTTACGAAATACGGCTCGCAGAGGGGCTACAACGGGATGCCGTATATCCTAGCCGGCATAAACTTCGTGGCTGGGCTCCCCGGCGAGACCGCGGAGACGTACCAACGCAACATAGAGTTCCTGTCTGAGATACTAAGGAGGGGGCTACTGGTGAGGAGGGTCAACATAAGGCAGGTGCTGATCTTCCCCACCTCCCGCCTCTGGCCAAGCGCGAAAAAACTCGCCAGGAGGCTAAGGGAGCAGAAGAGGAGGTTTCTCCTGTTTAAGAGGTGGGCTAGGGAGGTTTTCGACAGGGAGATGCTAAGGCGTATAGTGCCCAGGGGGACCGTCCTCAGGGAGGTCTACACCGAGACGCACTACCACGGGGGGACATACGCCAGACAGGTGGGCTCCTACCCGCTTTTGACGTATCTGCCGACTCGTCTCCAGCTGGGGAGATACATCGACGTGGTGGTGGTGGACCACGGGTCTAGGAGCGTGCTCGCCTTGCCCTACCCCGTCAACGTAAACACGGCAGAGAAGAGGGTGTTGAGGTATCTCCCAGGTATAACAAGCGACAAGCTGAGGCGGTTGGTGACGGGTAGACCATTTAGAGATCTGGAGGATGTGAAGACGCGTGTCGGAGATGGCGAATTTCTCAACTACGTCTCTCTGTGA
- the fen gene encoding flap endonuclease-1, producing the protein MGVTELGKLIGREARREIKLENLAGRCIALDAYNALYQFLASIRQPDGTPLMDRQGRVTSHLSGLFYRTINLMEAGIKPVYVFDGKPPEFKLAEIEARRRVKEKAMEEVVKAIREGKRDDVAKYMKRVIFLTNEMVEDAKRLLTYMGVPWVQAPSEGEAQAAHMAKRGHCWAVGSQDYDSLLFGSPRLVRNLAVSPKRRSGEEVVEVSPEVVELDSVLKALKLKGREQLIDVAILLGTDYNPDGVPGVGPQKALKLVLEFGSLEKMLDTVLRGVSFPVDPLEIKRFFLNPPVTEEYALELKNVDERGLVNFLVGEHDFSEERVAKAVERLKKARARQKTSSLDSFFHGA; encoded by the coding sequence ATGGGTGTTACAGAGTTGGGCAAGCTTATAGGTAGAGAGGCGAGGCGCGAGATAAAGCTCGAAAACCTAGCCGGCAGATGTATCGCCCTAGACGCCTACAACGCCCTATACCAGTTCCTCGCCTCGATTAGACAACCCGACGGCACACCTCTGATGGACCGCCAGGGCAGAGTCACTAGCCACCTCTCAGGGCTCTTCTACCGTACCATTAACCTGATGGAGGCCGGCATAAAGCCGGTTTACGTATTTGACGGGAAGCCGCCTGAGTTCAAGCTGGCCGAGATAGAGGCGAGGAGGAGGGTTAAGGAGAAGGCCATGGAGGAGGTGGTGAAGGCGATAAGGGAGGGGAAGAGAGATGACGTGGCGAAGTACATGAAGAGGGTTATCTTTCTCACCAATGAGATGGTTGAGGACGCCAAGAGGCTACTGACCTACATGGGCGTCCCCTGGGTGCAAGCGCCGAGCGAGGGGGAGGCTCAGGCCGCCCACATGGCGAAGAGGGGGCACTGTTGGGCCGTCGGTAGCCAAGACTACGACTCGCTTCTATTCGGCTCGCCTAGGTTGGTGAGGAATCTCGCCGTGTCGCCTAAGAGGAGGAGCGGGGAGGAGGTGGTGGAGGTGTCCCCGGAGGTGGTGGAGCTAGACTCCGTGTTGAAAGCGCTTAAGCTGAAGGGCAGGGAACAGCTTATAGACGTTGCCATACTGCTGGGAACCGACTACAACCCCGACGGGGTCCCGGGGGTCGGGCCTCAGAAGGCGCTCAAGTTGGTTTTGGAGTTCGGCTCTCTTGAGAAGATGCTAGACACGGTTCTCAGGGGGGTCTCCTTCCCTGTGGATCCCCTCGAGATAAAGAGGTTTTTCCTCAATCCGCCTGTCACAGAGGAGTACGCCCTGGAGTTGAAGAACGTAGACGAGCGAGGCCTTGTGAATTTCCTCGTCGGCGAACACGACTTCAGCGAGGAGAGAGTCGCCAAGGCTGTGGAGAGGCTTAAAAAGGCGCGGGCTAGGCAGAAAACCTCGTCTCTAGACAGCTTTTTCCATGGCGCATAG
- a CDS encoding UPF0179 family protein — protein sequence MRRVVTLVSKEQAEVGHRFRVVEVPDECRTCRLYPVCMGRLTPGRAYKIVEVRPYMGQRCKITDGEMVPVVVEEAPMIGLVPLNKALEGVVVTFEGECAGCEGCPQQVQVGEKIKIVRVLGRAKCRGGDFAIVEFYALGPPSPSKSGGATASRDPSRAPPSRPLSK from the coding sequence GTGAGGAGAGTAGTCACGCTTGTTTCCAAGGAGCAGGCGGAGGTGGGACACAGATTCAGAGTTGTGGAGGTTCCAGATGAGTGTAGGACGTGTAGGCTGTACCCGGTGTGTATGGGCAGGCTTACGCCTGGCAGAGCCTACAAGATCGTCGAGGTTAGGCCGTACATGGGGCAACGGTGCAAGATCACCGACGGCGAAATGGTGCCGGTGGTCGTCGAGGAGGCGCCGATGATAGGCCTCGTCCCGTTGAACAAGGCGTTGGAGGGGGTTGTGGTGACGTTTGAAGGCGAGTGCGCCGGATGCGAGGGCTGCCCTCAGCAGGTGCAGGTGGGGGAGAAGATAAAGATCGTGAGGGTGTTGGGCAGGGCCAAGTGTAGGGGCGGCGACTTCGCTATTGTCGAGTTTTACGCCTTAGGACCGCCTTCACCCTCAAAATCAGGTGGCGCAACGGCTTCTCGAGACCCTTCTCGCGCGCCTCCTTCACGACCTCTTTCAAAATAG
- a CDS encoding CDC48 family AAA ATPase: MSEWIELRVLESKARDANRPVVRIDPEVMEKSGIVVGDVVEIVGRRRTAAKVWNGLPEDRGRGVIRMNSILRKNADVSLNETVRVRKVEPKPAAFVKLAPVSMTIAVDANFLQYIKQRLREYIVVEGDMLQIYVLSQPLTFQVVQTKPSNAVLVITEDTQIQIFEKPVSGVRIPHVTWEDIGDLEDAKQKIRELVELPLRHPELFKHLGIEPPKGILLIGPPGTGKTLLAKAVANEANAYFVAINGPEIMSKYYGESEARLREIFEEAKKNAPAIIFIDEIDAIAPKREEVTGEVEKRVVAQLLTLMDGLQERGQVVVIGATNRPDAVDPALRRPGRFDREIWINPPDFKGRYEILLIHTRNMPLAPDVDLRKLAETTHGFSGADLAALAREAAMSALRRAIQSGLIDLNQPTIPPETFEKIKVTMADFVNALREIVPSALREIHIEVPRVRWEDIGGLENVKQELREAVEWPLKYPDKFKKFGLRPPKGILLFGPPGTGKTLLAKAVATESGANFIAVRGPEIFSKWVGESEKMVREIFRKARMAAPAVIFIDEIDALATARGFGGDSLVSERVVAQLLAEMDGVKALENVVVIAATNRPDLVDPALLRPGRFDRIIYVPPPDFKARLDILLIHTRTTPLSKDVDLEELARRTEGYSGADLELLVREATFLALREDINAREVSMRHFEEALKKVRPSIALDMLKFYETWLEKARQLHVAAKAKATPPLYL; encoded by the coding sequence GTGTCCGAGTGGATAGAGCTTAGAGTTCTAGAGAGCAAGGCCCGGGACGCCAACCGTCCCGTCGTTAGGATTGACCCCGAGGTCATGGAGAAGTCCGGGATAGTAGTCGGCGACGTGGTGGAGATAGTCGGCCGCAGGAGGACCGCGGCTAAGGTGTGGAACGGGCTTCCCGAGGACCGCGGCCGTGGCGTCATCCGGATGAACAGCATCTTGAGGAAGAACGCAGACGTGTCCCTCAACGAGACGGTTAGAGTGAGGAAGGTTGAGCCAAAGCCCGCGGCCTTTGTCAAACTCGCCCCCGTTTCAATGACCATCGCCGTAGATGCCAACTTCCTACAGTACATAAAGCAGAGGCTTAGGGAGTACATCGTCGTCGAAGGCGATATGTTGCAGATCTATGTGCTGAGCCAGCCGCTGACGTTCCAGGTGGTTCAGACCAAGCCGTCAAACGCGGTGTTAGTCATCACGGAGGACACCCAGATCCAGATCTTTGAAAAGCCCGTCTCCGGCGTTAGGATACCCCACGTGACCTGGGAGGATATTGGTGATTTGGAGGATGCTAAGCAGAAGATTCGTGAGCTTGTGGAGCTTCCTCTTAGGCATCCTGAGTTGTTTAAGCATTTGGGTATTGAGCCTCCGAAGGGTATCCTCTTGATTGGCCCTCCGGGCACTGGCAAGACCCTCCTCGCCAAGGCTGTGGCTAACGAGGCTAACGCCTACTTCGTCGCCATAAACGGCCCCGAGATCATGTCTAAGTACTACGGCGAGTCAGAGGCGCGGCTTAGGGAGATCTTCGAAGAGGCGAAGAAGAACGCCCCCGCCATAATCTTCATAGACGAGATAGACGCCATAGCCCCCAAACGCGAGGAGGTCACGGGGGAGGTGGAGAAGCGGGTGGTGGCCCAGCTACTAACCCTAATGGACGGGCTACAAGAGAGAGGACAGGTAGTGGTAATAGGAGCAACCAACCGCCCAGACGCAGTAGACCCAGCGTTGAGAAGACCAGGAAGATTCGACAGAGAGATCTGGATAAACCCGCCGGACTTCAAGGGGAGGTATGAGATCCTCCTGATCCACACCAGGAACATGCCTCTTGCCCCAGACGTAGATCTTAGGAAGCTTGCTGAGACGACCCACGGCTTCTCCGGAGCGGATCTGGCGGCGCTTGCGAGAGAGGCCGCGATGTCTGCCCTCAGGAGGGCGATACAGAGCGGTCTGATAGACCTCAACCAGCCCACTATCCCGCCTGAGACGTTTGAGAAGATCAAGGTGACAATGGCCGATTTCGTCAACGCGCTTAGGGAGATAGTTCCGTCTGCGCTGAGGGAGATACACATAGAGGTTCCCAGAGTCCGCTGGGAGGACATAGGAGGGTTGGAGAACGTAAAACAGGAGTTGAGAGAGGCCGTGGAGTGGCCGTTGAAGTACCCAGATAAGTTCAAGAAGTTTGGCCTTAGGCCTCCCAAGGGCATACTGCTCTTCGGGCCGCCCGGCACCGGCAAGACGCTTCTGGCTAAGGCCGTGGCCACCGAGTCCGGCGCCAACTTCATAGCAGTTAGGGGGCCCGAGATCTTCTCCAAGTGGGTGGGGGAGTCGGAGAAGATGGTTAGGGAGATATTTAGGAAGGCTCGGATGGCCGCGCCAGCCGTGATATTCATCGACGAGATAGACGCGCTGGCCACAGCCAGGGGTTTCGGCGGCGATTCGCTGGTGAGCGAGCGCGTTGTGGCGCAGCTACTAGCCGAGATGGACGGCGTTAAAGCTCTGGAGAACGTGGTGGTTATCGCGGCTACAAATAGGCCCGATCTCGTCGACCCGGCGTTGCTGAGACCCGGCCGCTTTGACAGGATAATATACGTGCCCCCGCCCGACTTCAAGGCCAGGCTGGATATCTTGCTTATACATACGAGGACGACCCCGCTCTCTAAAGACGTAGACCTGGAGGAGCTTGCGCGTAGGACAGAGGGTTACTCCGGCGCCGATCTAGAGCTACTCGTGAGAGAGGCCACCTTCCTGGCGCTACGGGAGGATATAAACGCGAGGGAGGTCTCGATGCGCCACTTCGAGGAGGCGCTTAAGAAGGTTAGGCCCTCCATAGCGCTTGACATGTTGAAGTTCTACGAGACCTGGTTGGAGAAGGCGAGGCAACTTCACGTGGCGGCTAAGGCAAAGGCCACGCCGCCTCTATATCTATGA
- a CDS encoding protein-L-isoaspartate(D-aspartate) O-methyltransferase, translating to MAHRLVEELVREGVIKSESVRRAMLAVPREEFVMPEYRMMAYEDRPLPLFADATISAPHMVAMMCELVEPKPGMKILEVGAGSGYQAAVCAEAMERRGRVYTVEIVKELAIYAAQNIERLGYWGVVEVYHGDGRSGLERHAPFDAIIVTAAARQIPPALVRQLKEGGTLVIPLVEHMGQILYKVTKRGERVEKRAVTYVLFVPLRES from the coding sequence ATGGCGCATAGGCTCGTGGAGGAGCTGGTGCGCGAGGGCGTCATAAAGAGCGAAAGCGTCAGAAGAGCCATGTTGGCTGTGCCGCGGGAGGAGTTCGTCATGCCTGAGTACAGGATGATGGCCTACGAGGATAGGCCGCTTCCGCTGTTTGCAGACGCCACCATATCGGCTCCGCATATGGTCGCCATGATGTGCGAACTTGTGGAGCCCAAGCCAGGAATGAAGATCCTTGAGGTGGGCGCCGGCTCCGGCTACCAAGCCGCCGTATGTGCGGAGGCTATGGAAAGGCGGGGTAGGGTCTATACGGTGGAGATTGTGAAGGAGCTTGCCATCTACGCGGCGCAGAACATAGAGCGGTTGGGGTACTGGGGCGTGGTAGAGGTCTACCACGGAGATGGTAGAAGCGGCCTCGAGCGCCATGCCCCCTTCGACGCCATTATCGTTACGGCTGCGGCTAGGCAGATACCGCCTGCGCTCGTTAGACAGCTCAAGGAGGGGGGGACCTTGGTTATCCCGTTGGTGGAACACATGGGCCAGATTTTATACAAGGTGACTAAGAGGGGTGAGAGGGTGGAGAAGCGCGCCGTTACCTACGTCTTGTTTGTGCCGCTACGCGAGAGCTAG
- a CDS encoding transcription elongation factor NusA has product MVKIPFCEFCVKTRVLCQKCQSLIDSGRYSWLDVEVSDALLKVEKKINLSDVEYVKSYEVDDMVIVLMRNTKRIPRGAFMQLEKELSSLLRKNVKIVEHGHINEVIAQLVSPAKLLTISTSWLPDGTTETVVKIPSRELRRLPLKPERLQAIIGQISGANVKVELVRERELRA; this is encoded by the coding sequence ATGGTGAAGATTCCGTTCTGCGAATTTTGTGTTAAGACGCGCGTGCTGTGTCAGAAGTGCCAGTCGCTGATAGACAGCGGTAGATACAGCTGGCTAGACGTCGAGGTCTCCGACGCGTTGTTGAAGGTGGAGAAGAAGATAAACCTCTCCGACGTAGAATATGTAAAGTCCTACGAGGTAGACGACATGGTAATTGTACTGATGAGAAACACCAAGAGGATACCGCGCGGGGCGTTTATGCAGCTAGAGAAGGAGCTCTCCTCGCTCCTGCGGAAAAACGTAAAGATCGTGGAGCACGGCCACATAAACGAGGTGATTGCGCAACTTGTCTCACCTGCGAAGCTGTTGACGATATCTACATCCTGGCTCCCCGACGGCACCACGGAGACTGTGGTTAAGATACCCTCAAGAGAGCTACGGAGGTTGCCGCTGAAGCCGGAGAGGCTCCAGGCCATAATAGGGCAGATATCTGGCGCCAACGTCAAGGTGGAGCTTGTGAGGGAGAGAGAGCTAAGAGCATAG
- a CDS encoding zinc finger domain-containing protein, protein MSIRGAKFHGPSPPSDTTTNWVLAPLERGAVFACPNCGKTTIVRSARSRKLGVTYACPECGFVGP, encoded by the coding sequence ATGTCCATAAGAGGCGCGAAGTTCCACGGGCCCTCGCCGCCTTCCGACACTACGACAAACTGGGTCTTGGCCCCGCTTGAGAGGGGGGCCGTGTTTGCGTGCCCCAACTGCGGAAAAACCACTATCGTGCGGAGCGCGAGGTCTAGGAAACTCGGCGTCACTTACGCTTGTCCCGAGTGCGGTTTTGTAGGTCCCTAG